In Nocardia sp. BMG111209, a genomic segment contains:
- a CDS encoding ABC transporter substrate-binding protein has protein sequence MTRVTGPLPAQKFAVDRRSFLRFSVLAGAAAGGAGVLAACGNSSSSSGGGGTSADGSKFGTVAIQLSWLKNIEFAGEFFADSKGYYKDAGFGKVDLIAGGAAGTTVEAGLDTKKVWLGMSAPMLTAPAVLEGLPAKIVGTTYQKNPFCIVSSAAKPIKTPQDMKGRKIGVQDGNQLVFGALLAANGLTPSDVTIVPAQYDPTPLASGEVDGWVSYVTNEPITLAAKGFQNANFLFADFGLPLVAETLTVRQETIDKERDKLKAFLVAEIKGWKDAVANPAESARLAVEVYGKDQHLEAGEQTLEAKAQNDLVVSADTKTNGLFTISDQLVGQNIEALGKAKISIKADQLFDLSVLKEVYAEHPELKS, from the coding sequence ATGACTCGCGTGACAGGCCCCTTGCCGGCCCAGAAGTTCGCCGTGGACCGTCGGTCCTTCCTTCGTTTCTCGGTCCTCGCCGGAGCTGCCGCGGGTGGCGCCGGAGTGCTTGCCGCATGCGGGAATTCGTCCTCGTCCAGCGGTGGCGGCGGCACCTCCGCCGACGGTTCGAAGTTCGGGACCGTGGCGATCCAGTTGTCCTGGTTGAAGAACATCGAATTCGCCGGTGAGTTCTTCGCCGACAGCAAGGGTTACTACAAGGATGCCGGTTTCGGGAAGGTCGACCTGATCGCCGGTGGCGCGGCGGGCACCACGGTGGAGGCCGGCCTGGACACCAAGAAGGTCTGGCTGGGCATGTCGGCCCCGATGCTGACCGCCCCCGCGGTGCTGGAGGGCCTGCCCGCGAAGATCGTGGGCACCACCTATCAGAAGAATCCGTTCTGCATCGTCAGCTCGGCGGCCAAGCCGATCAAGACCCCGCAGGACATGAAGGGCCGCAAGATCGGTGTGCAGGACGGCAATCAGCTCGTGTTCGGCGCGCTGCTGGCGGCCAACGGCCTCACGCCCAGCGACGTCACCATCGTTCCGGCGCAATACGATCCGACACCGCTGGCCAGCGGCGAGGTCGACGGCTGGGTCAGCTATGTGACCAACGAGCCGATCACGCTGGCGGCCAAGGGCTTCCAGAACGCCAACTTCCTGTTCGCCGATTTCGGGCTGCCGCTGGTCGCGGAGACGCTGACCGTGCGGCAGGAGACCATCGACAAGGAGCGGGACAAGCTGAAGGCGTTCCTGGTCGCGGAGATCAAGGGCTGGAAGGACGCGGTCGCGAATCCGGCGGAGTCGGCCCGGCTGGCCGTGGAGGTCTACGGCAAGGATCAGCACCTGGAGGCCGGCGAACAGACCCTGGAGGCGAAGGCGCAGAACGATCTGGTCGTCTCCGCCGACACCAAGACCAACGGGCTGTTCACCATCTCCGATCAGCTGGTCGGCCAGAACATCGAGGCCCTCGGCAAGGCGAAGATCAGCATCAAGGCCGATCAGTTGTTCGACCTGTCGGTGCTGAAGGAGGTCTACGCCGAACATCCGGAGCTCAAGAGCTGA
- a CDS encoding ABC transporter permease gives MNVLRRIAKFLFPLVISVILMGVIWTVFLKAFPQVGPRVGKTPADVWRYLVTGPTAGTARQAILADLRITLQDAALGFGVGMLVALALAALFVTVPAAERSFMPVALLLRSVPLVALTPIIVLVCGRGPGGVTTMAAIVVLFPALVLIMTGLRGAPQQAMELIAVYGGSRWTALRMVAVPAALPTVFAAARISVPGALIGALLGEWLGSGKGLGSSLIRAVASFQYNKLWASIVLVTLVSVLLYAIVGVLENLVLARFGPDAGRS, from the coding sequence GTGAACGTGCTGCGCAGAATCGCGAAATTCCTTTTCCCCCTGGTGATCTCGGTGATCCTGATGGGGGTGATCTGGACCGTCTTCCTGAAGGCGTTCCCGCAGGTCGGGCCGCGGGTGGGCAAGACGCCCGCGGATGTGTGGCGCTACCTGGTCACCGGGCCGACCGCGGGGACCGCGCGGCAGGCCATCCTGGCCGATCTGCGCATCACCCTGCAGGACGCCGCGCTCGGCTTCGGCGTGGGCATGCTCGTCGCGCTGGCGCTGGCGGCGCTGTTCGTCACCGTGCCGGCCGCCGAGCGGTCGTTCATGCCGGTGGCCCTGTTGCTGCGGTCCGTGCCGCTGGTGGCGCTGACGCCGATCATCGTGCTGGTCTGCGGACGCGGTCCGGGCGGGGTGACCACCATGGCGGCCATCGTGGTGTTGTTCCCGGCGCTGGTGCTGATCATGACCGGATTGCGCGGCGCGCCACAGCAGGCCATGGAACTGATCGCGGTCTACGGTGGCTCGCGCTGGACCGCGCTGCGCATGGTGGCGGTGCCGGCCGCGCTGCCGACGGTGTTCGCGGCGGCCCGGATCTCGGTGCCGGGCGCGCTGATCGGCGCACTGCTCGGCGAGTGGCTCGGTAGCGGTAAGGGTCTGGGCTCCAGCCTGATCCGGGCCGTGGCGAGCTTCCAGTACAACAAGCTGTGGGCCTCGATCGTGCTGGTCACGCTGGTGTCGGTGCTGCTGTACGCGATCGTCGGCGTGCTGGAGAATCTGGTACTGGCCCGGTTCGGACCGGACGCGGGCCGGTCCTGA
- a CDS encoding cupin domain-containing protein, whose amino-acid sequence MLKSVRVVRSVDTAEVLGPQRQRLTPCITAEVCGTEGISAGTVYMPPGAMSRAHYHAHSEIVVFCLRGNAVTLIGPELEPYFHGPGEFIYIPEGIVHVAVNLGVSDDLVAVEMRTDPRFNDDVVLTPEYDEAAAAVATRLRAELPVAT is encoded by the coding sequence ATGCTCAAGTCCGTCCGAGTGGTGCGATCTGTCGACACCGCCGAAGTCCTCGGACCGCAGCGACAACGGCTCACGCCGTGTATCACCGCGGAAGTCTGTGGCACCGAAGGGATTTCGGCCGGTACGGTGTACATGCCGCCGGGCGCGATGTCGCGCGCGCACTACCACGCGCACAGTGAGATCGTGGTGTTCTGCCTGCGCGGCAACGCCGTGACGCTGATCGGGCCCGAACTGGAACCGTACTTCCACGGTCCCGGCGAATTCATCTACATTCCCGAGGGAATCGTGCACGTCGCCGTGAATCTCGGTGTCTCGGACGATCTCGTCGCCGTCGAGATGCGCACCGACCCGCGGTTCAACGACGACGTGGTGCTGACCCCGGAATACGACGAGGCCGCCGCCGCGGTCGCCACGCGGTTGCGCGCCGAACTCCCGGTCGCGACATGA